In a single window of the Papaver somniferum cultivar HN1 chromosome 8, ASM357369v1, whole genome shotgun sequence genome:
- the LOC113303042 gene encoding ESCRT-related protein CHMP1A, with protein MGNAEKLMNQIMELKFTSKSLQRQAKKCDKEEKSEKLKVKKAIEKGNMDGARIYAENAIRKRSEQLNYLRLASRLDAVVSRLDTQAKMGTITKSMGSIVKSLESSLTTGNLQKISETMDSFEKQFVNMEVQAEFMESSMAGSTSLSTPEGEVNSLMQQVADDYGLEVSVGLPQPAAHAIPTATEEKVDEDDLSRRLAELKARG; from the coding sequence ATGGGTAACGCAGAAAAACTAATGAACCAGATCATGGAACTCAAATTTACATCAAAGAGTCTGCAACGTCAGGCAAAAAAGTGCGACAAAGAAGAAAAATCAGAAAAGCTGAAAGTGAAAAAAGCAATCGAGAAAGGAAACATGGATGGAGCAAGAATTTATGCTGAGAACGCCATTCGTAAACGTAGTGAACAGTTGAATTACCTTCGTTTAGCTTCTCGTCTTGATGCTGTTGTTTCTCGTCTTGATACACAGGCTAAGATGGGTACAATCACTAAATCTATGGGATCGATTGTTAAATCCTTAGAATCATCACTTACTACTGGGAATTTACAGAAAATTTCTGAAACTATGGATTCTTTTGAAAAGCAATTTGTTAATATGGAAgttcaagctgagtttatggaAAGTTCAATGGCGGGAAGCACTTCTTTATCCACACCTGAAGGAGAAGTCAATAGTTTGATGCAACAGGTTGCTGATGATTATGGATTGGAGGTGTCTGTTGGCCTTCCACAACCAGCTGCTCATGCAATTCCAACGGCAACTGAGGAGAAAGTCGACGAGGATGATCTTTCAAGACGTCTTGCTGAACTGAAAGCAAGAGGGTAA